The Lolium rigidum isolate FL_2022 chromosome 2, APGP_CSIRO_Lrig_0.1, whole genome shotgun sequence genomic interval ACACATCCAATTATACAGAGCAACACGGGGGAGGAGCACTACAGAACAATTCCATTTATCCTTTTAAGCAGATGATGAGCACCAAACTAAGCACCAGTGCAGCACAAGATAAACATTTGGAAAGGTAAAGATGCCGTGCAGCCAAGCACCTGTTCCGACGACTTTGAAGCCTTGGACGGCGTGCTAGGATCAGTGCTCCCCATCGGATCCACCAACAAATCTTCCGGGCGGCCCGGTCTTCCCAGTCACTCCATTACAACCAGAATGCCAATAATAACTAGGGGCAGCCGAAAGACCTACTGCTGCAACAAAAAAGGGAACCAAGTATTTTATCAGGGAGGTAAGAACAGGTTTTCATGATAGCAGCAAAATGTTTCAGAGCTTTGCGAGAAAGTTGATATTTCGCTTAGTTTGATTCCCTGGTGTGTCCAAAATTGGGCAGTAAGTTACGGCGATTAAAAATAACCCCACTAAACTTGAAGAATTTTAGAACTAGAAGCATTAATTAAtgcaccctaaccctaattaattTGGACACATAATAACCACAGCCATCCTCCTCCATCTGGCACCGCGATTTCGAACCCCCGCAGAAACCAGAAATCCGCGGGTGTTTCTCGCCCAATGCGAGCGATAGCCCACGTAATCCCGCGAATTAGCAAGCTCACCGGGCTCAGGCTCGCGGCACGAGTGGGGCGGGCGAATCCCCGCCGGCGGCGCAACGAGGGCACCAAGCAGAGAAGCAGCTCCGGCCGAACCCAGgaaatgcggcggcggcggcggcggcggagaaggggaAGGCTGTGGTGGAGGGGGCAGGAGGATTGGAGGGAGggatcgaggaggaagaagagagatgGAGCTCGGAGGTGGGGGGGATTGGCGTGGACCTGGCTCACGGTGGACTGCGGGCTCGAGATCGAGAGCTCGGGGATGGTGGGGCCCTGGGTCTACGGGGCAGCTATTGGTGGGCCTGGTCCATCCAGCGGGCGCGTATGGCGTGAGCCGGAAGGCttcgatggatggatggatggataggGCTAGCCGGGTGGCCCACTTGGATGGCTGCAacaaccggcgccggcgccggcgccatgcTGGCCATATCTTCTCCGGTACTGGTACCAGTAGTTAGTTAATTGTTTCTTTTCTTGTGAGGCCATGTCATTGCCAATTAGTATCGATCTTTAATAATGCAAAGGATGGGCAATAATGTTGATTTCTTAGAAGCAACTTGCGTAATGGGCGAGGGTCATAAAAGCGTGGAAGCTAAAGGAAAAAAGTAAATCCGTGGTAGTGTCACCGAAATGCACTTTTGATCCTActaggtgcatatgctcctttACCCAAAATATGAATTTCAAAATACTAAAAAATTTGGAGAAAAAATTTAGCACGTATATTTTTACATTCTATGTCATCGCTTGTAGTTTCATACTAAAATGataatttttgtggcatgtgCAAAAAAGGCAAAGAAATGCCTAGTAAAAAGCCTTATTGTAGCATCgatttttatcttttttgcacaagCCACGTAACAATTCATGTTTCCTGAAACGACTTCATTGAAATGTACACGCAACATTTTGTTTTGATATTTTTTACTATGtttaaaatgtattttaaataaaGGAAGCAAAAGCACTGTGGACCGTAGTGCCATGGTTTGTTTGATTCTTATAAACTGAACACGAGGAATTCATGAATTTGAGATTTAGGATCCTTTACATGTTTTATTTGCATCGAGCAAGCTTTCCAATCTTGTTTCTTGATGTAAATTGTCGATCCATTGGCAGTGGGTATACGAAAACAATAGAATGgccagttttttttaaaaaaaatgtagggtttatggtttagtacTACATTCACATGAATTTTTCATCTCATGAACATTGCACCACCAGTCATCTGTGTTTGCCATCCGAGGAATACAGTCCCTCTCCCGAGCATAATCCGACATCCTATCCAGCTTCCGCAAGGCTTGTGATGAGGCTTCACGAAGGGCATCGCCTTCATTGCCTTTGGTGGCATGGCGACGATATGGGATGGGCGAGAACAGGGTGCATCGGCGACGAAAAAATGGGATGGGCAATGCATCGACAACAAGAGATTGGCGGGAACAAGAGCAGTGGCGTAGCTTAGTGCATGTCAGGGGGggccaccgcccccccccccccatgattTGCATATGCATTGAAGATTTTTTTGGGAGATCCTAAATTGTGGATTTCTGTGTATTTTGCCCCCCATGAACTCATGTATTTCATTTTGCCCCCCAGCAACTTCcagcaagctccgccactgaacAAGAGCAACATGTGGGAGAAATAAAATGAGAGGGAGGGGGACTGAAAGTGAGGGTTTGGACTGTGCACTTCCAGGACTTGCCCGCATGTCGCATCCGACGTGGTGGCGACCACTTGCATCCATCACTCCCAAGGAACACTATATGGGTCCAGGTTAGCCTAGGAGCGCCATAGTGATGCCATTGGGGTCATTACAAAGCACAGTTCACCGTTCAGTGCGTTCAGTGCGCCCAATAGCCGAATGGGAGGGCTATTGCAGATGCTCTAAGCACGGTTTGTGTCAATGGATTCAGGGGAGACAAATGCAAAGAGTCAAACAATAGAGTGTTGTCAGTGGACTAAGGGGAGACAAGTACAAAGGAGTCAAACAATAAAACAAACAATTCcattaaaaaaacaataaaacaatcaATTGTAAATCGGATCATCGTACACCCTGAATTTCACATTACTCGGCACACGAGGTGTGGTCTATATGTTCCTAAGCACGGTTTGTGTCAATGGACTCAAGGGAGACAAATGCAAGgagtcaaacaataaagaaagagTGTTGTCAGTGAACTCAAGAGAGACAAGTACAAGGCAGTCAAACAATAAAACAAACAATTCcgttaaaaaaaaatcaattatAAATCGGATCATCATACACCCTCAATTTCACATTACTCGGCACACGAGGTGTGATCTATATGTTCGACTAAACTTTGGCCAACTTTGACCAAAACTAATAGACAAACCAATTCAAAATAGTGGGAGTATTAAGTTGATTAGGTAAACAGAATTATCACAATAATCCACCATGACGCCAAACGCAGCCTAGATGGCCAAAAAATGAGCAGCACGCACGTGCAAAGTTCAGGAAATTAAGCAGACCGAAAACCATCAGAGAACATAAGGAATCCCACACAGAAATCATCATTCTGTCGGTTCAAACAACCAGCGCTGCCTCTATTTGCAAGTACATAATAACATTCCCCATTCAACAGTTCCAGCAGCTCTTTTCCCTCCGTCACACCCCAGCAATGTACAACTACTACTACTGGTACAAAGGGATCTGGTCAACAATAACCGGCCAAGATCCCGACACGCTGAACCGAGAACGGTGCAATGCAATAGCCCTGAACTCTAGACCCACTCCTCCCAGCCTCCGGACAGCAAGGGGTGGAGGTTACACTCTGCTCCTAGGGCCAGCAGGGCACGGACGGCCGTTCTTGATTCGGCGCTAGAACTCAGTCTCACGTTGCACCCCTCACACCCACTGGAGCTTCCCTTGGTGCTCCAGGCTATGGCGGATGTCACCATCGACGGCGACCGTCTGCTTTCTCATCGCTAGAGCGGTTGGTCTCGTATTGTATTTCACTTGAAACCTTCCGACCGGAGCTACGTCGCTATTGGCAAAGTTTTCCGGGAGAACCTCATCCAAGAACTCGTCGGCGACGTCACCGTCTTCGTCGATCCTCAGCCTCCTTGTGTACCATCGAAAACCCTGGTTGAACAGATAGGACAAGGATAAGTTTGTGTTCAAACAATATGGATGGAAGCAGCAAAATCTCAAGCATTTTCCATTTCCCAACAAAAGGAATTCATTTTATCAACAGTGCAAAAGAAACATTTTGACGTGTTGAGGACATAACCATTCAATAAAAAGAACAATAGATGGGTAACAGACTGTTCTGGATAGATGCAAGATCTAGAAATGCTAATCAATGGAATAAAAGAGTCTCCCGCATTGTTGTTCCATTACAGAAAAAGCCAATGTGGATGCCATCTGCTTGTAAAGAGTAGGCATGTGAAAATGACACCAAATATTGCAGCTAAACAGACCTAATAAAACCTCTATGGTGGTATTAAGTATAACACAATAATGCTCCACGCCCATTCATTTTTCATAAAAATCTTCCTGCACACACAGAGAAAAAATGCTAGTCTGATGCCCTGCAAGTCTACAACAGAGGTCAACTGGGTTACCCATAAACACCGTGAAGGCAATGGTGAGAATTATATTGCCTACATACAACAGGTTTGGTGATCAGTAGTCCCTAAATGCTATCTTCAAACTGCTGACATTCAATACCAGATGTTTTATGCAACTCACAAAATTAAGGTATTAGAAACACTGTACTCTGAACtgggcagatattaaactaataaaTCAAATATCACCTGTACGCCTAAAATGCAATAATCACCCAAATGAACATATGATGCATTCATGTTAAAACTCATATTTGCAGGCATTATTAACAATCAACAGCAGAAATAGCAGGCAGATGCCAGATATGCAAACTCTACTATGCATCAAACTTTGGAGAGGTGTCCATGCTGCAAACTCTACTATGCATCAAACTTCGGAGAGGTGTCCAGGCACTGTCTGTAATGCGTTTCGAAATTATGTACATTACACAAATATCCAGGCCAGATTTCCCTGGAGTGTGGTACAATAGGAGTGCACTATCCAGGCCTAGTGCTAGGTCTTCAAATTCATCGGTTGAGAAAACAGGGCCGCTGTAGGTAGAGGCCCAGATCGGGGCTGCTGCAGGTCTGGGCGGCAGGTCGGGGATGGAGGGCGACGGGGAGCAGCTGAATGGGAGGGAATGGGAAGGGAGAagggagggtggcggtggctgGAGCTGCCGGAGATGGCTGGCGGTGGCTGGAGATGCAAGCCACCAGGGGCAACGTAAGGGGCGGGAGGAGAGCCCCAAACCCTTGAGATTTGGGAGTGTCTAGTGGGAGGTACTGGGCGGGGGTCACGGGCCAGATATTGGCCTCGCCCATACCCTTTCAGTTAAATGGTCTTGCTCGTCTGACAGCCGATTAACTGCCAGTTAGTCAGGGTGACCAGTTAATTCACCGAATACGCTTCAGTAAGCCTCTGAGTAGCGATTAACTGCCCATTTAATCGGTGAATCGGCCGAATTCCCGAACAATGATAAAAACAAGCTCTTATTAATGATAGAGTAGGCTAAGTGATGATACTAGATTTAATAAGACTAAAAGGATTTGCATCCCGAAGTGACTCTTCAAAGATAAAGTAGAACcaatacatactccctccgtttttatttacttcgcgttttgggtttagtcaaagtcaaactttgcaaAATTTGACCAAGAATAAAAAAAATATCAATATCCTTGATACCAAATACTTCTAATATAAAGATATACTTATGAAGATTCTAATAAAATCATGGCTTTAAAGGCGCCAAGGCGTCCTAAggcgagggggggggggcgctccGACGCTTAGGCGACGCCTTGGACGCCTAAGGCGGGCGTTTTTCTAAGGCGAAGGGGGGGCGCTTGGATGCTTAGGCGTCGCTAAGGCGACCCTTAggcgacgcctttaaaaccatgaatAAAATAGATTTAATGTCttggtagatggaaagattcctttctctctccttttATCTGAATCTCAAAACAAAACGGACGGTGacagaaacacccacacccatacgtgtaagtacaaaagtatttcccttTGTATTGTAGATGTCGATATTTTTTCgtaaatatttgatcaaagtttgactttgactaggCCAAGATCGCAAAGTAATTGTGAACGGAGGGAATCCTGAATAGACAGCAAAAATTTACACATGCAGCAAACTTTAATGTGCTTCTTGGCAAACCCGCACCAATACTAAAAATGACAATAGTAAACCAATCATGACTTAATTACTCCACAAAGTATATGTGCAATAACAATAACATAATACCTACAGAGACAAGAAGAATGCCTAAAGAAACAAGCCAACAGGCACCGCCAAGTGAGCATTTTCAACAAAATAGCACATGGAGCTGGTAATTCTGAATGGCTACGAATCCAACGAATTTCGACAGTACTCAGCACATCAAGATTCAGGTTCTTAAAACATGTAAGAGAGTGGGTACACAATGAAGAAATAACAATGAGAATTAGATGGTGCAAACTATTCTTTGTCAATCAAATGAATTTTCATTATAAAGAAATAGATGGTGCCTTAGTATGTTACTTCCTCCGTTTCAGAGAATAAGGCACCCTCGTTTTGCGTGTTTTTTCTTTGACTAAAAATTACTCTAAATATACAAATATTTTTGGtttaaaattagcatcattatgaagtgtttttcaatatgaatccaacgatatCAATTACGTACAATACAATTAAGATTTTTTTGCTCAATTTGTTAGGACAAAGTTCATCTTGAAATGTGTGTGTGCCTTATtcattgaaacggaggtagtatgaacTATCCGCATCTCAACTAATTTATTTTCCAGTGACGAGGCCATAGACCTCCTCACCCATCCATCAAGGGCACAATATCCTATGGTTCCTACTTTATAAAATCTTGGTGATAAAACCCATGAATAATCTATCGAACACACTACATGGTCCAAAATGAAAATCATATAAGTTCTAACACATGGCTTACTGTTGAGGAGAGCTCCTATCCCACCCTTCATAACTGTTAGGAACAGAGTTCACCGATATATGGTAGTAACTCCCATTCTCCACCTAGCAATGCACTAGGTGGAGCATTCTTTCCTACTCTGTTGCAGCTTCCCTCTATTGCTCTAACAGCATCAATGTGCGAAACTAACTCAGTGTTCGACTAGATTCACTAACGGCACGACCATCCAATCGCAGCGTATGTGACACTGTGATGGTCAAGATCCTCCCTCAGTGGGGCTGAAATCTCCATTCCTCGAACCATACATCTCAATCCAGTGAGCAATTACACCAGGATCAGGACATTTCAGGAAGTAAAACAGTACAAGCGAACTAGGAGTGAGAGCTTCTCCCAAGATCTCACTCGCTAGTGAATCTAAGAACCTAGAAGGAGAAGCGACACTACAGCTGCAGCACACACATCACTGACTGTGTATAGAGGTGAGAAGCAATCGGATTACCTGGACGCCGCCGTCCCCCGGATGGCAGGGCACGAGCACGGGCCCGGGCGCCGGCCGGTCGACGGGGACGGGCACCTGGACGCTGAAACCGCGCCTCGTggcgtggccggcggcggccgccgccgccgccgcagcggcCACCTTTTCGTGCggaacgtcgccgccgccgccgctatagccgccgccggcgtcgggATGGTCGGCGTCGTCCCTGGAGCCGCCGAAGATGCCGGCGATCCGGCGGAAGAACCCCATCGGGGGCGGGATCCCCTCGGAGGAGAGCAAGGGGCGGGGGAGGGGAGGGCGAGCGGTTGATCCGACGGCGGCCGGGCAAGAATGTCAATGGCTGGGCTTGGGTCGGTGGAAGATGGGGATATGCCTCCTTTTGCTGCTCGCAAGTTTGGGACTCTTCGCTCACCACGTGGGGAAGCAACTTTTTCTCTTCTTGTTCGACAAGTTCACAAGAAACTGCTTTTTCTTCTGTACAGTAGATGAAAAAAAACATCTTCTTGTTCTATTATGCTTTAATGGTTTGCCTGCTTCCACATCTCACTTTTCAATgtctatactccctccgattcatattaattgacttcaatatggatgtatctagaactaaaatgtgtctagatacatctatattagagtcaattaatatgaaccggagggagtattttatttCATTGTAATTTCTCGTCGCCTCCTTTCTCATTCGACGGTACTGGCCTTGAACCTAGTTTCAAATATTGGCTACCAAAATCTCATGGTATTCAAATTTAGGGTACATTTGGTTCATGGCATGGTAGGTCCTACCAAAATTTGGAAACCGTTGGCAGAAATTCCTTGGCCAAAAAGTTGGTATGTTTCTTAAAGAGATTGTGAGAAAAGTTGCCAAGATCCACATACAACCAAAATTTTAGAGCAACCAACCAAAGTAAaacctgttagatgtatatatctgtctattgtagtttccccatatgttagggggctttctgcatatgtgcacctgtacatgtactatatattgtggcttttggccccctgataatacaacaagcatattactctaacatggtatcagagcaaaattgaTTCTCTAGTCCCGGCCCGACGTTGCTTGTCCGTCGTCCGTCCTCTGGCCGATCTCCTCCGTGGTCTGCTCGCCCGATCTGGTTGATCTGGTTGATCTCCTCTGCTCGGTGCGCCGATTCGCCCCGATTCGCGGCCCGCCTCGTCCCCGCTCGGTGCGCCGATTCACCTCTGCGCCGATTCGCCTCGATCTCCTCGATCTCTCCCGATTTGCCCTTCAGCGCCAGGACTTCGCCGGGATCCCGCCCGACTTAGCTGCGCTTCGATCCGCCCAAGCCGCCCGACTTCTTCTGTGCTTCGATCCGCCAGGACGCTCTGCTCTTCGGTCTACTTGGAATTCGCTGGGAGCCTGCCCGCCCGCTCTGCTCTTTGGCCCGCTCTGCTCTCCCTGTGCTTCGATCCGCCCAGGCGCCGCCCGCCTGCTCTGCTCTTTGGCCTGATTTGTTCCGTCTGCAGTTGACttagttccaaaaaaaaaaaaaaaaaaaaaatcaaaaaaaaatcaaaaaaaaaaaaaaagctgttgttacccgatgtcttcttccgctgatcgtcctcgtcctcgcccagctccttcggtacttggtatttgtccgccgcctccgtgtatgacggctacccattcttcgtcgccgtttgcggcctcttcacgcggctgcgcccgcgcttcaccgactccgtctacgtcggctcgccgctctataCCGACTTTCGCGGTCTCTTCCCGCGGCTCTGGCCGTGCTTCGCCGACTTTGTCtccctcggcctgccgctctacatcgacttttgcggcctcttcacgcggctctgcccgcgcttcgccgacttcgtctatgtcggcctgccgctatacatcgacttttgcggcctcttcacgcgactctgtccgcgcttcgccgacttcgtctatgtcggcctgccgctctacatcgactttcgcggcctcttcacgcggctctgcccgcgcttcgccgacttcgtctatgtcggcctgccgctcttcatcgactttcgcggccccttcacgtggttatgatcgCGCTTTGCCGATTctttcttcatcggcgtgttgctctccgtcgccccctttggtggcctctgtgcgtgtgggtgatagctcctcgtcggcacctgattgtacgtcgacctctccagtcgcgcctctctcgcgcatgagatagcgcagcttcaccgcgtgcttgatgcttgggattccggtTTACGTCGGCCAGCCTCGCGGttcgagtctccgccctcgtcctcattgcacctactgtggcaaggttgtccacacttcctccacctgccggACGCGGGATCCCGGCTTACGTCGGCCGGTTCCAGGATCGTCGCCAGGCTGGCTCTTCGAGATCTTCTGCGGTTGCACTCTCtcgatcgggacattctcgggggtcttcgtggtctcgctcgctactacggactcttcctcgccgggcgctgctggttacgtgatcggctcttcggcactgcgcgaccaccactttctacacgatcaggtacgtccccgtggtatccggattcggagcttcctttcatatgacctccgagtcttctattccgtctcgctcttcggtctcttatttctccccgtccgtgttgtcacggctgatggtacctctattcctgtttctagtacgaggcaccctttctactccctctttctctcgtccacgatgtttctcatgttcctcgccttcggatgaaccttttctctcgcTAGCTCGactcaccgattctggttgtcgcgtcattcttgacgctgagtcttgtgcggttcaggatcgtcgcacacaggccctggttggagctggccctcgtagccgtcagtctccggggctttgggagttagactggctttgtgttccttccgctgccacttcat includes:
- the LOC124686052 gene encoding uncharacterized protein LOC124686052, with protein sequence MGFFRRIAGIFGGSRDDADHPDAGGGYSGGGGDVPHEKVAAAAAAAAAAGHATRRGFSVQVPVPVDRPAPGPVLVPCHPGDGGVQGFRWYTRRLRIDEDGDVADEFLDEVLPENFANSDVAPVGRFQVKYNTRPTALAMRKQTVAVDGDIRHSLEHQGKLQWV